One bacterium DNA window includes the following coding sequences:
- a CDS encoding class I SAM-dependent methyltransferase, translated as MNPIRFQVNKKVEASLKEGHPWIFRNQCSSALDALPVGSFVRLVGPQNNFLAIGLYEPYAASAIRVVAFSDVDLSPDYFAHQIRKAFEKRKTSLKQAHTNAYRLLHGEADNFPGLNVDIYNGVAVVVPYLKSWVEHLKDTWPLVTEELGIKEMIFKAPHGGEIVRRCVGADVRRLEEGEKESLRTHESTNVRSYDMEPIWFSEQGHEYPCFPATGLKTGFFLDLRAIRLFLHEHIKPGMRVLNLFANDGVFSAIAAKKGADVFSVERHADSRAHARVLFDKWKLPFDDAHWLVGDVWDFLKEEKSQEFDLIIIDPPSLGSKKGQESVIERAWKKLHGQAARFLKADGALLSISCTDRIPRDKHIEWTKASVGANGRAPLQIRNEWNETFDHPAAPNLPERQYFRAFFFK; from the coding sequence ATGAATCCCATTCGTTTTCAGGTAAATAAAAAAGTAGAGGCCTCGTTAAAAGAAGGCCATCCCTGGATTTTCCGTAACCAATGTTCTAGTGCACTCGATGCACTGCCGGTGGGTTCGTTTGTGCGCCTTGTGGGCCCACAAAATAATTTTTTAGCTATTGGTTTATACGAACCGTATGCGGCATCCGCCATTCGTGTGGTAGCGTTTAGCGATGTGGATCTTTCTCCCGATTATTTTGCGCATCAAATCCGCAAAGCCTTTGAGAAACGCAAAACCAGTTTAAAGCAGGCGCATACTAATGCGTATCGTTTGTTGCACGGCGAGGCCGATAATTTTCCGGGGCTTAATGTGGATATTTATAACGGTGTGGCCGTGGTGGTGCCGTATCTTAAAAGTTGGGTGGAACATTTGAAGGATACATGGCCGCTCGTGACAGAAGAGTTGGGAATTAAGGAAATGATCTTTAAAGCGCCCCATGGGGGGGAGATTGTGCGTAGGTGCGTAGGTGCGGATGTGCGTAGGTTGGAAGAGGGTGAAAAGGAGAGCTTACGAACGCACGAAAGCACGAACGTACGATCGTACGACATGGAACCTATCTGGTTTAGTGAACAAGGACACGAGTATCCTTGTTTTCCTGCCACAGGATTAAAGACGGGGTTTTTTCTCGATCTTCGCGCTATTCGTCTTTTTTTACACGAACATATCAAACCCGGCATGCGGGTTTTAAATTTATTTGCGAACGATGGTGTGTTCTCGGCCATTGCGGCTAAAAAAGGTGCGGATGTTTTTTCTGTGGAGCGTCACGCCGATTCCCGTGCACATGCGCGCGTGTTGTTCGACAAATGGAAACTCCCTTTTGATGATGCTCATTGGCTCGTCGGCGATGTATGGGATTTTTTAAAAGAAGAGAAGTCTCAAGAATTTGATTTGATTATTATCGATCCACCCTCACTGGGTTCTAAAAAAGGGCAGGAGAGTGTGATTGAGCGGGCTTGGAAAAAACTCCATGGCCAAGCCGCACGTTTTTTAAAAGCGGATGGCGCGCTGTTATCTATATCCTGCACCGACCGCATCCCGCGCGATAAGCATATTGAATGGACCAAGGCTAGTGTAGGGGCGAACGGCCGTGCGCCCTTACAAATCCGCAACGAATGGAACGAAACCTTCGATCATCCCGCAGCCCCTAACCTCCCCGAACGCCAATATTTTAGAGCGTTTTTTTTCAAATGA
- a CDS encoding type II toxin-antitoxin system RelE/ParE family toxin has product MAAKYLFTHQAVNDLESIFDYLSEKSPQSAARFSENLEAKCGKLTLSPAMGKMRNELILGLRSLPVGKYIIFYRQKNKNIEIIRLLHGARDILRAFSS; this is encoded by the coding sequence GTGGCAGCTAAATATTTATTTACTCATCAGGCTGTAAATGATCTTGAAAGTATTTTTGATTATCTATCAGAAAAATCTCCACAATCAGCGGCTCGTTTTTCAGAAAATTTAGAGGCTAAATGCGGTAAATTGACCCTTTCTCCTGCCATGGGAAAAATGAGAAATGAGCTAATCTTAGGCTTGCGTAGTTTGCCTGTTGGTAAATATATTATTTTTTATCGTCAAAAAAATAAAAACATAGAAATTATCAGGCTTTTACATGGAGCACGGGATATTTTGCGTGCGTTTAGCTCTTAA